AACCCAAACGCCGATACCTTTAATGCAGAGCAGCGGAGCCATGTCCCTCTACCGCGAATATCTCTCTATCCCCTTTGAGGGCTACGTAAAAGTCTATCAGCTCCGCTATGAAAGGAATATCCAATGAAGCTAAAAAACATGCTGCTTTTGCTGCTTGGCGTGGTGATGCTCTCGCTGTCCAGGTTGCCTTTGCATCTCGGCTGGCTGGCTTTTGTAGGTTGGATCCCTCTGCTGGCGATCTTTGAAAGCGGATGCACTTCTGCCCGCAGACTGCTGCAGATGTCTTTCATCTTTTCGCTGATCTATCTCGGAGTCGTGTTCTATTGGGTTGGCAGCGTCACTATTGGCGGGTTGATCGGCCTCATTATTCTCTATGCCGGGTTTTATTTTATCGTTTTCTATATGATCCAGCGGGTGTTTCTCGTGGTTCCGCGCTGGCGCTACGTAGCTTTTGTGTGTGGAATCCTGAGCTTCGAGTTTTTGCAAAACTTCGGTGAGAACCGTTTTCCGTGGTTCAACACCGCCTATTCGCTTGCGGACTATACCGTTTTGATCCAGATTGCCGATCTCGGTGGCGTGCTTGGGATCTCCCTGCTCATCTTATTGGTCAATCTCGGGCTCTACCGCCTTTTAAGGCGGAAGGGCTGGAGCATCCTTGCGGTTGTCCTGATTTTCGTGTCCTGGGTGGGCTATGGAGTCTTCAGGATGAACAGCATTAAAATGGGACGGATCGATGCCGGCATTCAGGTGATGCAGCCATCTATCCCTCAGGAAGATAAGTGGGACGAAGATCAATATCAGATGATCCTGAAACGCTATCATGAGCTCACTTTCGCTGCCGCGGAGGATGGTGCAAAACTGGTCATCTGGCCCGAAGCCGCCATGCCGGTTTATCTGACGCACGATTATTCACGCTTGAATGATCTCTACGAAATCATCGAAAGCGCCAATGTCGATGTCTTCACCGGCTTTCCGGATTACGCACCCGCGCCGCCAAGCCACTTTGCCGATAAGTATTATTACAACGCTGCTACGCTTTTCAAGCCCAAACGTCCGCCGGATAAGATCTATCACAAAAACATTCTTGTTCCCATCGGTGAACGCATGATCTGGCTGGCATATTTTCCCTTCCTCTCCAAACTACAGTTCGGTCAGGCAAACTGGGAGTTCGGCACCGAGCTATGTTATTATCAAAGCGGGGACTATATCTTTTCTCCCTCGATCTGCTATGAGACCGCGTTTGCAGGAATCAACCACCGCATGGCAATCCGCAAGGAAGCAGGGCGTCTGATAAAAAGCGATTATCTGGTCAATATCACCAATGACGCCTGGTTCGGAACTTCCTACGGTCCCTGGCTACACGCGATGATGATGAAATTCCGCGCCGTGGAAAACCGCATCCAAATCTACCGCAGCGCCAATACCGGCATCTCGATAATCATTGATCCTTTGGGCAGAGTCATCGCGAGAGCGGATCTCTTTGAAATAAAGAACATTAGCGCTGACCTTTACAGAACTCCGACGATTCCCATCATCCGTCGTATCCATCCCTATCCCTGGCTCTTTGTGATCCTGACGCTGTTGCTTTTTGGCGCGTCGCTATTTAAAAGGACGCCGGATCGGAAAGTGAGGCTTTGATGAAAAAACACTTTTACACTATCGGCGAAGTGAGCAATCTCCTTGATCTGAGACCCTCCGTGATCCGTTTCTGGGAAACCGAATTCAGCTTTATCCGTCCGAGACGCGAAGAACGGCGCATCCGAAAATATGACGAGCCGACCATCCAGATGCT
This genomic interval from Candidatus Cloacimonadaceae bacterium contains the following:
- the lnt gene encoding apolipoprotein N-acyltransferase, encoding MKLKNMLLLLLGVVMLSLSRLPLHLGWLAFVGWIPLLAIFESGCTSARRLLQMSFIFSLIYLGVVFYWVGSVTIGGLIGLIILYAGFYFIVFYMIQRVFLVVPRWRYVAFVCGILSFEFLQNFGENRFPWFNTAYSLADYTVLIQIADLGGVLGISLLILLVNLGLYRLLRRKGWSILAVVLIFVSWVGYGVFRMNSIKMGRIDAGIQVMQPSIPQEDKWDEDQYQMILKRYHELTFAAAEDGAKLVIWPEAAMPVYLTHDYSRLNDLYEIIESANVDVFTGFPDYAPAPPSHFADKYYYNAATLFKPKRPPDKIYHKNILVPIGERMIWLAYFPFLSKLQFGQANWEFGTELCYYQSGDYIFSPSICYETAFAGINHRMAIRKEAGRLIKSDYLVNITNDAWFGTSYGPWLHAMMMKFRAVENRIQIYRSANTGISIIIDPLGRVIARADLFEIKNISADLYRTPTIPIIRRIHPYPWLFVILTLLLFGASLFKRTPDRKVRL